One window of the Eucalyptus grandis isolate ANBG69807.140 chromosome 8, ASM1654582v1, whole genome shotgun sequence genome contains the following:
- the LOC104414697 gene encoding uncharacterized protein LOC104414697, translating into MPTFTSIALDRLLEPGAFKPIDEAADTSRPAPNAKPPKPNIVLESKLARCNSAPAIERNIQLPRLVPSLYATPEVTPLPDSPSSLPSSSPYIINHKRRGPRLQKSFSLDSASSHHKVRDEEKSNGNMKDEGTTCLASEDDAAVASKFYKQIADRHVTGVDESEVASCKDFKNRVLDAGTGSLGCQIVEENVSAKPVALATEIEGNSDNLCHPWDSFCPTGNTDAEENGTTEYSLKSETPAVEFFDAWEELSSEGGMLCSRRDLEEELRGIRLSLLMEIDKRKQTEGALANLQSQWQRIKHVLSSMGLTLHACPDMACEQLDVDSFEELSQRVFLARFVSNAIGRGIAKAEVELEVEAQVKEKNFEIVRLLERLNYYETVNHEMSQRNQEAFEMARRLKQRRKGRQRWIWRSIAGVISLGTAVLVWSYLPTGQRSSTTSHSLATGQSNEAK; encoded by the exons GGAGTCGAAGCTAGCGAGATGTAACAGTGCACCGGCCATCGAAAGGAACATTCAGCTGCCTCGGCTGGTGCCGTCGCTGTATGCCACTCCTGAGGTGACTCCTCTTCCTGACTCGCCTTCCtcgcttccttcttcttccccttacATCATCAATCACAAGCGGCGGGGGCCAAGACTCCAGAAGAGTTTCTCACTGGACAGTGCTTCATCTCACCACAAGGTCCGGGACGAAGAGAAGTCCAATGGCAACATGAAAGATGAAGGAACTACTTGTCTTGCTAGTGAAGATGATGCGGCTGTCgcatcaaaattttataaacaaattgcaGATAGGCATGTGACTGGGGTTGATGAAAGTGAAGTCGCAAGCTGCAAGGACTTCAAGAACAGGGTTTTGGACGCTGGAACTGGTAGTTTGGGCTGCCAAATTGTGGAGGAAAATGTTTCCGCTAAGCCTGTTGCACTGGCTACTGAAATTGAGGGGAACAGTGACAATCTTTGCCATCCTTGGGATTCCTTTTGTCCTACAGGTAACACTGATGCAGAGGAAAATGGCACAACAGAATATTCTTTGAAGTCTGAAACTCCTGCGGTGGAGTTTTTTGATGCTTGGGAAG aGTTGTCATCTGAGGGTGGAATGCTGTGTTCTCGTCGTGATCTTGAGGAGGAATTACGTGGGATTAGGTTGAGTTTATTGATGGAAATAGACAAGCGCAAGCAAACAGAGGGAGCTTTGGCCAATTTGCAAAGCCAGTGGCAAAGGATCAAGCATGTGCTATCGTCCATGGGACTGACACTGCATGCATGTCCAGACATGGCATGTGAACAGTTGGACGTCGATTCTTTTGAAGAGTTGTCGCAACGAGTTTTTCTTGCTCGTTTTGTATCAAATGCTATTGGGAGGGGCATTGCAAAGGCAGAAGTGGAGTTGGAGGTGGAAGCTCAggtcaaggaaaagaacttTGAGATTGTCCGATTGTTGGAGCGGCTCAATTATTACGAGACTGTGAATCATGAGATGTCCCAGAGGAACCAGGAAGCTTTTG AGATGGCTCGGCGACTCaagcaaagaaggaaaggaaggcAGAGATGGATTTGGCGTTCTATAGCAGGTGTTATTTCACTCGGTACTGCAGTGTTGGTGTGGTCGTACCTCCCAACAGGACAAAGATCCTCCACTACTAGCCATTCTCTGGCTACTGGGCAAAGTAATGAAGCCAAATAG
- the LOC104417309 gene encoding LOW QUALITY PROTEIN: salicylate carboxymethyltransferase (The sequence of the model RefSeq protein was modified relative to this genomic sequence to represent the inferred CDS: inserted 4 bases in 3 codons; substituted 1 base at 1 genomic stop codon), with the protein MKGGMGETSYANNSLLQRKVISMTKPITEAAITAFFSTIAATIPASLTIADLGCSCGANSLFAVSEIISIMIDLCNAKKHELPEFKXVLEXSPGNDFNTLFSSFLPRFQEKLSEQMKSKYGASAALACFFNGVPGSFYGRLFAQESLHFIHSSYSLHWLSQVPRGLEENKGNISMSRSSPPSVLRAYYEQFQRDFSTFLXCRGQELVMGGRMVLTLHGRRSDDPSSEEYRGLWELLAIDLNEMVTEGLIEEEKLHSFNVPYYTPSPKEVRQEXEKQGSFSIDCLEVFEVNHDVIETDFDPNVVLKEAVDKIVGCLRAIAEPLLIHHFGEEIINEVFKRFRAKLGNRFSKEKIPLVSIIILLKKIT; encoded by the exons ATGAAAGGAGGAATGGGAGAAACAAGTTATGCTAACAACTCATTACTTCAG aGAAAGGTGATATCGATGACAAAGCCTATAACAGAGGCAGCCATCACAGCTTTCTTCTCCACTATCGCTGCTACCATCCCGGCAAGCCTCACCATCGCAGACTTGGGCTGTTCCTGCGGCGCCAACAGTCTCTTCGCTGTGTCTGAGATCATAAGCATCATGATTGATCTCTGCAATGCGAAGAAGCACGAGCTACCGGAGTTCAA TGTTCTTGAATGATCTCCCGGGAATGACTTCAACACcctcttcagcagcttcttgCCGAGATTCCAAGAGAAGCTAAGTGAGCAAATGAAGAGCAAGTATGGAGCATCAGCGGCGTTGGCATGCTTCTTCAATGGCGTTCCTGGTTCGTTCTACGGGAGATTGTTCGCTCAGGAGAGTCTGCACTTCATTCATTCTTCGTACAGCCTTCATTGGCTGTCTCAG GTTCCAAGAGGGCTAGAGGAAAACAAAGGCAACATATCCATGTCAAGATCAAGCCCTCCGAGTGTGCTCAGGGCATATTATGAGCAATTCCAAAGGGACTTCTCAACTTTCT GGTGTCGTGGGCAAGAGTTGGTAATGGGAGGGCGTATGGTTTTGACCCTCCACGGTCGAAGAAGCGACGATCCTTCAAGCGAAGAGTATCGGGGACTTTGGGAGCTCTTAGCTATTGATCTCAATGAGATGGTCACCGAA GGACTcatagaagaagagaaactcCACTCCTTCAACGTCCCTTATTACACACCCTCACCAAAAGAAGTACGCCAGG GTGAAAAGCAAGGGTCATTCTCAATCGATTGCTTGGAGGTGTTTGAAGTGAATCATGATGTAATTGAGACCGATTTCGACCCTAATGTTGTCTTAAAGGAAGCGGTAGACAAAATAGTTGGGTGCCTAAGAGCTATAGCCGAGCCCTTGCTCATtcatcactttggtgaagagATCATTAATGAGGTTTTCAAGAGGTTTAGGGCTAAACTTGGCAACCGTTTTTCCAAGGAAAAGATTCCACTGGTCAGCATCATcattttgctgaagaaaattacctaa
- the LOC104414698 gene encoding lipid phosphate phosphatase epsilon 1, chloroplastic produces MPCSVTTVRHPSFSALPKWSSSSKIKPLRRNPTLAFDFRRLRSIGHGGSGASVLARGKGGVLSRGPMAETVRAASFGSGSGSGGGSGEDIRILEQEGFIDGSAGFAAGGLESTLNRLSKWLVAGVFGAIILLRHDGESLWAALGSVVNSMLSVVLKQILNQERPVSTLRSDPGMPSSHAMSIFFTVVFAIISVCEWFGVNEITLIISGLILAFGLYLSWLRVSQQLHTISQVVVGAFLGLAFSALWFWSWSAFMLRAFESFLWVRIVVILCASCFCLGFLLYVIRYWLRDER; encoded by the exons ATGCCCTGTTCCGTGACTACTGTCCGCCACCCGAGTTTCAGCGCTTTACCCAAGTGGTCTTCTTCGTCAAAGATCAAACCTTTGAGGCGGAATCCCACTTTGGCGTTCGATTTCCGCCGCTTGAGATCGATCGGCCATGGTGGGTCTGGCGCGAGCGTGCTCGCTCGTGGGAAAGGTGGAGTCTTGAGTCGGGGGCCCATGGCCGAGACCGTGAGAGCTGCTTCTTTTGGgagcggcagcggcagcggcggcggcagcggcgaaGATATTAGGATTCTTGAACAGGAAGGTTTTATTGATGGGTCGGCCGGTTTCGCGGCTGGCGGTTTGGAATCGACTCTTAATCGTCTG AGCAAGTGGCTCGTTGCTGGTGTTTTTGGTGCCATCATTTTATTGAGGCATGATGGTGAGTCTCTGTGGGCTGCGTTGGGTTCGGTTGTTAATAGCATGCTCTCGGTCGTACTCAAACAAATATTGAATCAAGAAAGGCCAGTGTCCACCCTGAGATCTGACCCTGGGATGCCATCTTCACATGCTATGTCTATCTTCTTCACAGTTGTGTTTGCCATTATATCAG TATGCGAATGGTTTGGAGTTAACGAGATTACTCTGATTATCAGTGGGCTTATTTTGGCATTTGGTTTATATCTG TCATGGTTACGGGTCTCGCAGCAATTGCATACAATCAGTCAGGTGGTCGTGGGCGCCTTCTTGGGGTTGGCTTTTTCCGCATTGTGGTTTTGGTCTTGGAGTGCTTTCATGCTGAGAGCTTTTGAATCGTTTTTGTGGGTTAGAATCGTGGTTATTCTGTGCGCATCTTGCTTCTGCCTCGGGTTCCTTTTGTACGTAATTCGGTACTGGCTTCGTGATGAAAGATGA